CGAGCCGGGATTGCCGGCAGCCTGGGGTTCCATGTCCTCGGCCGGCGGCGGCGTGAGGGTGGGCATGGTTTCCACCTGATTCTTGGACGTGACGCAGCCCGAGGCCAAAAGACCCATGAGCGTCAGGGAAACGAGGCGACGATGCATGGCGTCCTCCTTGTAGTGCTTATTGGACGGTGACCGTACGGGCGTCCCGAACGGTGGCGAAGACGTCGCGGTTGCTTTGCGTGTTCTTGACGAGAATGCGATCGCCCACGGCGCCATCGCCCATGGCCAGGGCCGGCACCCGCAGGGTGACGTAGCGGCCCTGGAAGAGCATTTCCACGGCAGCGCCCTTGGCCACGGCCGGCAACGGTTCCACATCCCCCCGGGTCAGGGGCTGGCCCTGGCCCACGCTGCGGGCCAACCGCCAGGGGCCGGCCTGCAGATTGGCATCCCACAGTTCAGTCTTGGCGTAGGAGGCGTTCTTGCGGGCTGCAGTCAGCATATCCGCAGTGATGGGCTCGCCCTTGGAAAGGGGCCGGGCCGCCACCACCATCTCCTGCCACACATCCAGAAACACGCTGCCCGTGTAGCCCTTGGCCACGCGGCCATCCAGGGTCATTTCCTGAATGCGAAAGCCGATGCGCCCTGGCTGGCAGGTGGCCTGGCTGGGCTGGATGTCCAGACGGTGGGAGGAGTCTTCCACAAAGATGAACTCCGGTCCCTTGAGCTCACGAAATTCCACATCCGTGTTCATGGCGGCGCAGAAGTCCGTCAAGGTTCTGACCACCACGTCCTTGAGGGTCTCCTGATCCAGCACGTGCCCGCCGCGCTGCAGCACCAGGCGCTTGTTCACCAGCACCATGGAGGCCGCCGCCCCAAGATTTTTGGCCACCGCCTGACGGATGGCATCCGGCTGCACGAACATGGGCTTGCCCCGTTCCGACGGCGACTGGAACAGCGGCGTGACGGCCAGTTGCCGCCAGATCTCCTGATCCACCAACCCGATGGGCTTGCCGATGTCGCCCAGGGTGACGACTTCGCCCTCCACCACGGCGGCATCCTTGATGACGACGCGCCAGGTGTCCCCGCCCACGGGCTGGGACGCTCCCACGGCGCACAGGCCCAGGACCAGCATGAGGATGAAGATGCAGATGGACGAACGCATGGCGCCTCCTCGTTACCGCTTGAGGTTGGTGGCGGTCTGCAGCATGGAATCTGAGGTCTGAATGGCCTTGGAGTTGATTTCGTAAGCGCGCTGGCCCACGATCATGTTGACCATTTCATCCACGATTTCCACGTTGCTCATTTCCAGGAATCCCTGGGAAATGGTGCCCACGTTGTTTTCCCCGGGCGTGCCTTCCACGGCGTCGCCGGAGGCTTCCGTGGGCACAAAGAGGTTGCGCCCCGTGGCCTTGAGCCCGGCCGGGTTGACGAAGGTGTACAGGGGGATGTTTGCGGCGGCGAGTTCGTCGCCGTTCTTGTCCAGGGCGGTGATGGCGCCGTCCTGGGTGATCACCACGTTCACCGTCTCTGCCGGCACGGTGAATTCCGGCTGCAGGGTGTAGCCGTTGGCAGTGACAATGGTGCCTTCGTTATCCAGCTTGAACGCGCCGGCGCGGGTGTAGGCTTCCTCGCCGTTGGCATCCACCAGGAAAAAGCCGTCGCCTTCGATGGCCATGTCCAGGGGGTTTTCGGTGTTCTGGTAATCGCCCTGGGAGAAGAACTTGTGCACCGTGGTGGGGCGCACGCCCATGCCTACCTGGATGCCCGTGGGAATGCGGCGACCGCCTTCTGTTTCCGTGCCGGCGATTTTCTGGTCCTGATACAGCAGGTCCTCGAACTCGGCGCGGCTTTTCTTGAAGCCGGTGGTATTCACGTTGGCCAGGTTGTTGGAGATGACGTCGATATTGAGCTGCTGGGCGATCATGCCCGTGGCGGACGTCCAAAGGGAACGCATCATGGCGTGTTTCCTCCTCGGAAAAGCGCGTTATTTTTTAGGAGGTGGACTTGCCCACCTTGGCAATGCTCTTCAAGCAGGTATCGTTGGAGTTGGACATGACCTTTGAATAGGCCTCGAAGGCCCGCTGGGTCTCGATCATGTTGACCATCTCCTCGATGATGTTGATGTTGGCTGCCTCAAGAAAGCCCTGATTGACGGTGGATTGCTGCGCCTCCTGTTCCACCACGGCGCCTTCCTCCCGCGGGCGGTACAGATTCTGGCCGTACTTCTCCAGGGCCACATCCGGGTCCTGGACCTCCACCACATCCAGCTGGGCCGTCAACGCGCCGTCGGCGAAGATCTGCCCGCTTTCGTTGATGTCCACGCGGGTATTGGGTGGCAGCACGATGGCGCCGCCGTCGCCCTGCACCTCAAAGCCATCGGCATTTACCAACGTGCCGTCAGCAGTGAGGTGAAAATTGCCGTTTCTGGTGTAGAGCAGGCCGTCGTCAGTCTGCAGCTTGAAGAATCCCGGGCCGGAAATGGCCACGTCCAAGGGGTTTTCGCTGTTCTTGAAGGAGCCCTGGGAGAAGTCCGTCTTCGTGCCGGCCAGGCGCACCTGCGCCAGGTTCACCGCCTCGGGGAAGAGTTCCTTTTCCCGTACGCTGAGCACGGGCTGGCGAATCTCGTCGTGCGCGTACGAGACAAAGACGTCCTCAAAGGCGAGCTTCTCCTGCTTGAAGCCGGTGGTGTGGGCATTCGCCAAATTGTTGGCGATGATATTCATGCGGTACTCGCACGTCATGGCGCCAAACAATCCGGAAATCATGTCGTTGCGCATGGTTGCGTCTCCTTTTAGTCAGCGGGACGCAGGGATTCTTGCACGGGCCGTGCCAGCGCCCCTCCCCTGCCCTCCTGCATCCCTGAACAGACCTTGCCAGACGCGCGCAAACCAAGTGAACAAGATTGGCAAATTCTAGCCAATCAACCAGATTGCAGCGCTGGATATTTGCTAAAATTGTAAATTAATTTTTGCCCCTGACAATGCGCTATTATGACAACTACCTTGATTATCACGCTATTATGTTACGGCATGGGGATTGCTTTCTGACTGTGGCCTGCCTTGACTCTGCGCAACCAGATGAGGCCATTGAACATGCCTGTTTTCGTATAGTCTGGGTTGTGCAGCGGCATGCGGTTTCTTCATGGACGCGCTGAAGCGCGCAACTCGCAAAGGAGTGGGACGATGGAAAGACGTGATTTTCTCAAGAAAGCCGGCGTCGGCGCCACGGCTGCCGCAGCTGCCACCGTGGTCAACGCGCCGTATGTCCACTGCCAATCCAAAACCGCCATCAAGTGGCGGCTGCAGACATACGCCGGCCCGGCCCTGGCCGAACACGTCATCAAGCCGCAGATCGATGCGTTCAACAAGGCGGCCAAGGGCGAGATGATCATCGAGCTGTACAACTCCGACCAGCTCGTGCCCACCAGCGAACTGTTCCGCGCCATGCAGCGTGGCACCATTGATGCCGTACAAAGTGATGACGATTCCATCGGCGCGCCCGTGGATGTGGCCGTGTTTGCGGCCTATTTCCCCTTTGCCTCGCGCTATTCCCTGGATGTGCCCACCCTGTTCAACCACTACGGGCTCAAGGAAATCTGGGAAGAGGCGTACAAGGAAGTCCAGGGCGTGACCTGGCTTGGCGCCGGCGCCTGGGACCCCTGCAACTTCGCCACCCGCGAGCCCATCCGCAGCATGAAGGATTTGTCCGGCAAGCGGGTGTTTACCTTCCCCACTGGCGGCCGCTTCCTGCAGCGCTTTGGCGTGGTGCCCGTGACCCTGCCCTGGGAAGATGTGCAGGTGGCCCTGCAGACGGGCGAGCTGGACGGCATTGCCTGGTCCGGCATTACCGAATGCTACACCGTGGGCTGGGCCGATGTGACCAAGTACTACCTGACCAACAACATTTCCGGCGCCTGGGCCGGCTCCTATTTCGCCAATTCCGAAAAATGGGAAGCCCTGCCCGAGCATCTCAAGACGCTCTTCCAGCTCAGCATGGACAGCTCCAACTACTACCGCCTGCACTGGTACTGGTGGGGCGAGGCTCACTACCGCACCGCCGGCGGCAAGCTGGAACTGACGTCCATTCCCGACGCCGAATGGCAGACCGTGGAAGACGAAGCCTTCAAGTTCTGGGATGAAATTGCGGCCAAGAGCCCCCGCAACGCCAAGGTGGTGGGCATCCTCAAGCAGTATGTCGATGTCATGCGCCGGGCGGGCAAGCCGTACCGCTACTAGGGCACGATATCTTTAAAAAGAGTCCGTGGGGGAAAACCTTTCTATAGAAAGGTTCTTCCCCCAAGCCCCCTTTCCAAAGACTTTTATGGTGATTCAAGATCACTCTCAAAGTGTTGAAAGGGGAACGCGAGAGAAGGGGAGCACCTTTTTCAACTGGTTTCCCCATCGCAATGGTCTTTTCAACAGTCATTTGTGCTGACGCGACGTTGCTTCAGGCGGCCCTGCCAGGTGCACGGCCGCATGGATTGCTTTTTCGAGGAGGAACTGCCTTGCTCCGGCCAATTCGAGCCTATGTACGGTTTGTGGACGCGCTGAACACCATCGTGGGCAAGTTCGCCATGCTGCTGATCTTCCTCATGATGGGGATCCTGCTGTGCGAATCCATTTCCCGGACCTTTTTCAACGCCCCGCACATCTGGACCATGGAATCCGCCCAATACACCATGGCGGCCTATTACATGCTCGGCGGCGGCTTTTCCATGCTCTTGCGGGCGCATGTGCGCATGGACGTGCTGTACGGCCGCTGGTTCACCAAAACCAAGGCCAAGGTGGACCGCTTCACCATCTTCTGCATGATCTTCTATCTGATTGTCCTGCTGTACGGCGGCATCTCCAGCACGGCGTATTCCCTGGAATACGGCCAGCACAGCCGCACGGCCTGGGCGCCGCCCCTGGCTCCTGTCAAAATCGTCATGTGCATCGGCATCATCCTGATGCTCCTGCAGGCCATCGCCACCTTTTTCAAGGATCTGGCCAAAGCGCGCGGTGAGGAGTTGTGATGAGTTATGAAATGATTGCGCTGATGATGTTCTCCTCCCTCGTGATGCTGCTGCTCACGGGGCAGCGCTTCTTCGGGGCCGTGGGCTGCGTGGCCGCGGCGGCCTCCATGCTGCTATGGGGCGATGGCGGGGCGGAAATGCCCTTCAACGCCGCCATTGTGCTGCTGAACTGGTACCCGCTGCTCACCCTGCCGCTGTTCATCTTCATGGGGTACATCCTCTCGGAATCCGGCATCGCCAGCGACCTGTACAAGATGTTCCACGTGTTCATGGGACCCATTCCCGGCGGCCTGGCCCTGGGGACCATCATCCTCATGGTGGCCATCTCGGCCATGAACGGGCTCTCCGTGGCCGGCATGGCCATTGGCAGCAGCATCGCCCTGCCGGAAATGCTCAAACGCGGCTACGACAAACGGATGGTCTCCGGCGTCATCCAGGCCGGCAGCTCGTTGGGGATCATGATTCCCCCCAGCATCGTGCTGGTGCTCTACGGGATGATCGCCCGACAGCCCGTGGGCCAACTGTGGCTGGCTGGCGTGTTCCCCGGCCTGCTGCTGGCCACCCTGTTCGCCCTGTACATCATCATTCGCTGCAAGCTGCAGCCGCAGATGGGCCCGGCCTTGAGTGCCGAAGATCGCCAGATGCCCCGCAAGGAGAAGCTCAAGCTGCTGGGTGCAGGCGTGATGCCGCTGTTCATCATCTTTTCGGTGACGGGCCTGTTCATGATGGGCGTGACCAACCTGGTGGAAAGCTCCGCCGTAGGCGCGGCCGCCGCCATGATTGCCGCCGGAGCCAAGCGCCGGCTGAGCCGCAAGGTGATGATGAGTTCCTTGTACAGCACCCTGGGCGTGAGCTGCATGTTCATGTGGATCATCATGGCGGCCCTGAGCTTCGGCGCGGTGTTCGACGGCCTGGGCGCGGTGAACGCCATCAAGTCCGTCTTCCTGGAGCAGTGGGGGCTTTCGCCCTGGGGCGTGCTGATCATGATGCAGATCTCCTACATCATCATGGGCATGTTCCTGGACGACACGGCCATGCTGGTCATCGTGGCGCCGCTGTACATCCCGCTCATCATCCAGCTGGGCTTCAACCCGGTCTGGTACGGCGTGCTGTACACCATCACCTGCCAGATCGCCTACATGACCCCGCCCTTCGGCTACAACCTGTTCCTGATGAAAGCCATGGCCCCGCCACAAATCACCCTGGTGGACATCTACGCCTCCATCGTGCCATTCGTCATTGTCATGGCCACCGGGCTGGGGCTGATCATGGCGTTCCCCGAAATCGCCACCTTCCTGCCCGACCTGTTCTACGCCAAATAGAGCATTTTACTCTTGAAAAAGGATATTGCGAGAGGGGAAANGAGAACTCCTTTCAAAGATACCTTGCTCTAGCATGCCCAGTAATCGGCCGGGAGGCGCGCCCTCCCGGCCATACCACCACCGCCGCCCCATGACAGCATCCTCCCGAACTTCCCTGAAGGAACTGCTGGCCAAGGCCACGCCCCTGCGATCCGGGGACGTGCTGGCCGGCGTGGCCGCGCAGACCGAGGAAGAACGCGTCCGGGCCCAGATGGCCCTGGCCGACGTGCCGCTGACGCGATTTCTCAACGAATGCGTTGTCCCGTATGAAGCGGACGAGGTCACCCGGCTGATCATCGACACCCACGACGCAGACGCCTTCGCCCCGGTGCGATCTTTCACCGTGGGCCAGCTGCGTGACTGGCTGCTGACAGAGGCCGCCGACGCGCCCACCCTGGTCGCCCTGGCCCCGGGCCTGACCCCGGAAATGGTGGCCGCCGTGAGCAAGCTCATGCGGCTGCAGGATCTCATCCTGGTGGCCTCCAAGTGCCGGGTGGTGACGCGTTTTCGCAATACCATCGGCCTGTCCGGCACCTTTTCCGTGCGCCTGCAGCCCAATCACCCCACGGACGACCTCAAAGGCATCGCCGCCTCCACCCTGGACGGGCTGTGCTATGGCTGCGGCGATGCCGTGATCGGCATCAACCCCGCCACGGACAGTCTGGACAACATCATCCGCATCTCCGAGCTGCTGGACGGGCTCATCACCCGGTTTGCCATCCCGGCCCAGACCTGCGTGCTCACCCACGTCACCACCACCATGGAGGCCATCGCCCGCGGCGCGCCCGTGGATCTCTGCTTCCAGTCCATCGCCGGCACGCAGCAGGCCAATGCCAGTTTCGGCATCAGCCTGGCCCTGCTGCAGGAGGCCCTGGAAGCCACGCGATCCCTGCAGCGCGGCACGGTGGGCAACAACGTCATGTACTTCGAAACCGGCCAGGGCAGCGCCCTGTCTGCCGGGGCGCATCATGGGGTGGATCAGCAGACCCTGGAAGTCCGGGCCTATGCCGTGGCCCGGCGCTTTGAACCGCTGCTGGTGAACACCGTGGTGGGCTTCATCGGGCCGGAATATCTGTACAACGGCAAGCAGATTCTGCGCGCCGGCCTGGAGGACCACTGCTGCGGCAAGCTCCTGGGCCTGCCCATGGGCGTGGATGTCTGCTACACCAACCACGCCGAGGCCGACCAGGACGACATGGACGCCCTGCTGACCCTCCTGGGCACGGCCGGCTGCACATTCGTCATGGGCATTCCCGGCGCCGACGACATCATGCTCAATTACCAGTCCACCTCCTTTCACGATGCCGCCTACCTGCGCCGGCTCCTGGGCCGGACGCCTGCGCCGGAGTTCGCCGCCTGGCTGGAAACCGTGGGCGTGCTCGATCCCGACGGCCGGCTGCTGCCCGTGGCCGCCGGCAACCGGCTGCTGGCCTTGTCCGACGGCATCCGCTGACACAGGGGAGACAGATCATGGACGACACCAAGCACCCTGCTCCTGCCGTCGCGCCCGTTACGGCAGACCCCTGGGCCGGCCTCCGGCAGTTCACCGACGCCCGCATCGCCCTGGGCCGTTGCGGATCCAGCCTGCCCCTGGCCGAGAGCCTGCGCTTCCGGCTGGACCATGCCCGGGCCCGGGATGCCGTGCTGGCGCCCTTCCGCCGCGAGGAGATCGCCGCCCGGCTGGCCGGGGCCGGCATCCCCTGTCTGGAACTGGATTCGGCCGTCGCCGACCGCAACGAATACCTGACCCGCCCGGACAAGGGCCGGACCCTGCGTCCCGACTCCGCAACGCTGCTGCAGGCGCAGCCGGCCGGCTTCGACCTGTGTCTGGTCATCGCCGACGGGCTCTCGTCCCTGGCCATCCACGAAAACGCCGTGCCCTTCGCCCGGGCCTTCCTGACCGCCCTGGCGCCCTCGGGGCTGACGGTGGGGCCGGTCTGCGTGGTACGGCATGGCCGCGTGGCCGTGGCCGACGACATCGGCGCGCTGCTTCAGGCCAGGCTGTCGGTGATCCTCATCGGCGAGCGGCCCGGCCTGAGTTCGCCGGACTCCATGGGCGTCTACCTCACCTGGAATCCGCGCCCCGGCACCACGGACGAAGCCCGCAACTGCATTTCCAACGTCCGCCGCGGCGGCCTGCCCCTCATCGAGGGCGTGCGCAAACTCTGCTATCTGGTGGAAGAAGCCTTCCGCATGCACGGCAGCGGCGTGGGCCTCAAGGACCGCATGCCCGCCGGCCACCTGCCCTTCGGGCGGGAGCTGCAATTGCCGGAATAGCGTCATTGCGCCAGCTGGGGCATGCTCATTGCCCAGGCCGCCCTGGTGGCCGCCCTGGTCAAGCTGTTCTGATCCACACCATACGCTGCCGCTTCACTGCCCCGCTGCCCACCTTCCGGGCGGCGGGGTTTTTCGCGTCGGCGCGCAATCAAACCACCGGAAGTCGTTATACATCCATCTTAAAAAAGCTTGGTACCCGATATCATTATCAGCCGTGGCGAATTCCGCCAATCTGGCGATGGCCAGGAAACGCTGGCCATGCTGAAATAGCATTGACAAGCATATTACTACCCTGGCACTCGTCGGAGGACAATAACTCCATCCTGTTATTATCCGAGGCGGGCCATGCGATACACGGTGTCAAGGCATTGTCGCGTTGTGGTATTCTTGTGCTGTACGCTGGCCTGTCTGCTGCCTGGCATGGCCTTGTCGCAACAAATCCCTGCCTTTGTCGGGCACTGGGGTAACGACGGGCAGTTCTCCGCCCCCTGGGGCATCGCCGTGGGGGCGGACGGCTCGGTCTACGTGGCAGACACGTGGAATCACCGCATCCAGAAGTTCTCCGCATCCGGTGTGCTCCAGGCCAAGTGGGGCAGTCAAGGCAGCGACGACGGGCAGTTCGACCTCCCCTCTGGCATCGCCGTGGATGCAGACGGCTCAGTCTACGTGGCAGACACAGCCAACAACCGCATCCAGAAGTTCTCCTCGTCCGGCGTGTTCCAGGACAAGTGGGGCGGTGAGGGCAGCGAAGACGGACAACTCTCCGCCCCCTCCGGCATCGCCGTGAGTCCGAACGGCTCGGTCTACGTGGCGGACTTGGGCAACCACCGCATCCAGAAATTCTCCTCGTCGGGGGTGTTCCAGACCAAGTGGGGCGACGAGGGCAGCGGCGACGCACAATTCTCCTCCCCCGCTGGCATCGCGGTGGGGCCGGAGGGTTCGGTCTACGTGACGGACAAAATCAACAACTGTGTCCAGAAGTTCTCCTCGTCCGGGGAGCTCCAGGCCAAGTGGGGCAGCAATGGTTGGGGGGACGGGCAACTCTCCTACGTCGCTGGCATCGCCGTGGGTGCGGACGGCTCGGTCTACGTGGCGGACCAGGGCAACCATCGCATTCAGAAGTTCTCCCCATCTGGTGTCTTTCGGGCCAAATGGGGCAACAATGGCAACGGCGACGGACAATTCTCCTCCCCCTATGGCCTCGCTGTGGGTCCAGACGGCTCGATCTACGTGACGGATTCTGGCAATGACCGCATCCAGAAATTCGCCTCGTCCGGGGTGTTCCTGGCCAAGTGGGGCAGCGATGGCAGCGTCGCCGGACAGTTGTCCGCCCCCTATGGCCTCGCTGTGGGTGCGGATGGCTCTGTCTACGTAGCGGATTCCAGCAATCACCGCATCCAGAAGTTCTCCGCATCCGGGGTGTTCCTGGCCAAATGGGGCAGCATCGGCTCCGGCGCCGTGCAGTTCTACACCCCCGATGGCCTCGCCGTGGGGCCGGACGGCTCGATCTACGTGGTGGATTCTGGCAACCACCGCATCCAAAAGTTCTCGGCGTCCGGTGCGTTCCTGACCAGATGGGGCAGCGCGGGCGTTGGCGACGGGCAGTTCTCCTCCCCCTCCGGCATCGCCATAGGGCCGGACGGCTCGGTCTACGTGGTGGATTCTGGCAACCACCGCATCCAGCAGTTTTCCGCGTCCGGTGCGTTCCTGGCCAAGTGGGGCAGTGAGGGCTACAGCACCGGGCAGTTCTCCTCCCCCTCCGGCATCGCCATGGGGCCGGACGGTGCGGTCTATGTGGTGGATCGTGGCCATTTTAGCGTCCAGAAGTTCTCCTCGTCCGGCGTGTTCCTGGCCAAATGGGGCAACTGGGGCAGCGGCGACGGGCAGTTCAACAGGCCCTCCGGCATCGCCGTGGGTGCGGATGGCTCAGTGTACGTGGCAGACACCGAGAATCACCGCATCCAGCAGTTTTCCGCGTCCGGTGAGTTCCTGGACAAATGGGGCAGCGAGGGCGTGGGGGCTGGGCAATTCGCTTCCCCAACCAACCTCGCCGTGGGGACGGACGGTTCGGTCTACGTGGCGGATACTGGCAATGATCGCATTTCCGTCTTCAAATATGACGAGACATCTGGTGTGAGCGCCTTCCTCCCGTCGCTGCACCTGCTGCTTTTGCAATAAGGGCACCCGACACACATGAAACACCCCGCTCCGGCGGGGTTTTTTCATGGCGAAAAATCAACCTATCTGAAATCACGTGGTACCCGGGGCGGGACTTGAACCCGCATAGCCTTGCGGCCCAGGGATTTTAAGTCCCTTGCGTCTACCATTTCGCCACCCGGGCACAGCATCGTCGCGCGGAGCGCCGGCGGTGCAGCCTCAGCGTCCCAACAGTTCGCGCAAATCCACCGCCTCCTGGCGGACCACGCCGGGCCACAGCCCGAACACCGCCACCTGCTTCAGGTTCTTGTCGATGCCCAGCACGCGGGCCGAGACGCCGTCCGGCAGGAACGCGGCCAGTTCCCGGCAACAGTCCGCCAGGGCTTCGGGATCGAACTGCTCCAGCCCGCATTCCAGCCGCAGCAAATCGCCATAGCCCCAGAAATCCAGGTGCACGGCGTCGTATTGCGCCAGCACATCCTGAATCTGCGCCATGAGCGCCTGCTCCACTTCCTGCAACTCGTGGTAGGAAATGGACTGGCTATACACAAGCGTTCCGAATACATGACAATTATGCGTTGACATATCTGCTTCTCCGACCGGGCGACCCGCCCGTTGCACCGCGCTGGTTGTACACAGGCAGGCAGGCTGCGTCAAATCGATGGCCAATTTGTCAACCCCGGCCAAGACTGCTACACAGCCGCCATGCATGCCATGCCTGTTGTTGCACCGCGCCCCTGCGCCCGTGTGGCGCTCCTGGGGCTGGACGGTCTTTCCCTGGACATTGCCCGCGCCATCGCCGCCTTTGGCAGAACGCCGCACCTGGCCGCCCTGTGCCAGGATCCGCGCACCACCACCGTGGATGCCGAGCTGCCGGAGCTCTCCCCGGTCAACTGGACATCCCTGGCCACGGGCGAGGGGCCGGAGGTCCATGGCGTATACGGTTTCACCCGCATCAATCCCGCCACCTACGCCATCACCATCGGCGACTCGCGCCAGGTGCGCCTGCCCACGATCTTCGACCAACTGACCCGGCACGGCCGCGTCTGCCGGGTGCTGAACCTGCCGGGGTTGTGGCCTGTGCGGCCTCGTTCCGGCATGCCGGACACGCCAAGCACGCTCATTGCCGGGTTCATCGCCCCCAGCCTGGAAGACGCCGTGCATCCGCCGGCCCTGGTCGGGGAACTCCGTCGCGCCGGCTACCGCATCGAGGCCGACACCCTGCGCGGGGCGGCGGATCCCGCCTATCTTCTGGCCCAGCTGCGCGAGACCCTGCGCGGCCGGCGGCTGCTGCTGCAGCGGTTCCTCGCGCCCGGAGATTTCCATTGCCTGTGCTGCGTGTTCACGGAAACGGACCGCCTCTTCCATTTCCTGCTGCCGGCCGTGCTGGAGGCGGACCACCCCTGGCACCCGGCCTGCCTGGCGTTTCTGGAGGAATGGGATGCCGCCGTGGGATTGTTCTTCCGCATGGCCAAGGCCCTGCCGGGGGAGACGCGCATACTGGTGATGGCCGACCACGGCTTCGCCCCCCTGCACACGGAGTTTGATGTCAACGCCTGGCTGCGCAGCCAGGGTCTGTTGCTGCAGGAGGAGCGCCCGGCGGCCTCGTCGGGCAACGGCCTGGACGCAGGCACCATCCGCCACGGCGCCGCGGCCTTTGCCCTGGATCCCGGCCGCATCCACCTGCACCGGCGTGATATCTATGCCAGGGGCAGCGTGACTCCGACCCAGGAACCGGCCCTGCTGGAGCGCATCCGCACCGGGCTGCTGGCCCTGCGCTGGAACGGCCAGCCGGTCATGGAGGACGTGTTTCTGGGACGAGACCTCTACCCCGGCGACCACTCCCCCGACCGGCCCGACCTTGTGTGCCTGAGCCGGCCCGGCGTGGACCTCAAGGCCAAATGGGACCGTCGGGAGCTCTTCGGCCTGTACGGCCGTCACGGTATGCACACCGCACGAGGGGCCATCTTTTACGATTCCCTGGGGCAGACGCCTCCCCGCCGCATGCGGGAGGTGGGCCGGCTGCTGCTGGAAAGCGGCCAAGCCGGCGGGCTGCTCACATGATGGCCGATGGCATCGCGGCGGATGCGCCCGACCGGGACAACGCCCGTTCCAGTGCGCGCAGCAGGGTGTCCACATCCATGGGCTTGGCGATGTAGTCGTCCATGCCCGCGGCAAGGAAGCGGTCCTTGTCCCCGGTCATGGCATAGGCGGTCATGGCGATGATGGGAATCCGGGACTGCATCCGGAACCGCGATGCCGTGCGGATCGCCCTGGTGGTTGCCATGCCGTCCAACACCGGCATCTGCACGTCCATGAGCACGACATCAAAACGGTGCGCGGCCAGCAGTTCCAGGGCTTCCTGACCGTTCATGGCCGCGGTGGGCGTGTAACCCAGCTTTTCCAGGAGCTTGACGCCAGCCAGGGAATTGACTTCGTCGTCCTCCACAAACAACACGCGCGGCGGGCCGTTATAGGCGTCTTCCTGGGCCTGCGTCCGCACAGTGGCGGCCCCTGTCTGGAAATCCCGGAGAGGCAGCCTGGCAAAGGGCAATACCAGATACGCCGTGGTGCCGCGGCCGTCATCGGAATCAATGCACAGCTCGCCCTCCATCAATGTCACCAGCTTGCGCACGATGGACAGGCCCAGCCCTGCACCTTGAAACCGTCGGGTGTAGGCGGCCTCGGCCTGGGAAAAGGGCTCGAAAATGGTCTTGAGCAGGCTTTCCGCCATGCCAATGCCCGTATCGCGGATGCAGAAGAGCACCCGCAGGGTGTCGTCCGTCCTGCCCGGCAGGGGGCGCATGTCCAACTGCACGCTGCCGGTCTGGGTAAACTTGACGGCATTGCCCACGAGATTGAACAGAATCTGCCGCAACC
This sequence is a window from Megalodesulfovibrio gigas DSM 1382 = ATCC 19364. Protein-coding genes within it:
- a CDS encoding TRAP transporter large permease translates to MSYEMIALMMFSSLVMLLLTGQRFFGAVGCVAAAASMLLWGDGGAEMPFNAAIVLLNWYPLLTLPLFIFMGYILSESGIASDLYKMFHVFMGPIPGGLALGTIILMVAISAMNGLSVAGMAIGSSIALPEMLKRGYDKRMVSGVIQAGSSLGIMIPPSIVLVLYGMIARQPVGQLWLAGVFPGLLLATLFALYIIIRCKLQPQMGPALSAEDRQMPRKEKLKLLGAGVMPLFIIFSVTGLFMMGVTNLVESSAVGAAAAMIAAGAKRRLSRKVMMSSLYSTLGVSCMFMWIIMAALSFGAVFDGLGAVNAIKSVFLEQWGLSPWGVLIMMQISYIIMGMFLDDTAMLVIVAPLYIPLIIQLGFNPVWYGVLYTITCQIAYMTPPFGYNLFLMKAMAPPQITLVDIYASIVPFVIVMATGLGLIMAFPEIATFLPDLFYAK
- a CDS encoding TRAP transporter small permease subunit; the encoded protein is MLRPIRAYVRFVDALNTIVGKFAMLLIFLMMGILLCESISRTFFNAPHIWTMESAQYTMAAYYMLGGGFSMLLRAHVRMDVLYGRWFTKTKAKVDRFTIFCMIFYLIVLLYGGISSTAYSLEYGQHSRTAWAPPLAPVKIVMCIGIILMLLQAIATFFKDLAKARGEEL
- the flgA gene encoding flagellar basal body P-ring formation chaperone FlgA, which gives rise to MRSSICIFILMLVLGLCAVGASQPVGGDTWRVVIKDAAVVEGEVVTLGDIGKPIGLVDQEIWRQLAVTPLFQSPSERGKPMFVQPDAIRQAVAKNLGAAASMVLVNKRLVLQRGGHVLDQETLKDVVVRTLTDFCAAMNTDVEFRELKGPEFIFVEDSSHRLDIQPSQATCQPGRIGFRIQEMTLDGRVAKGYTGSVFLDVWQEMVVAARPLSKGEPITADMLTAARKNASYAKTELWDANLQAGPWRLARSVGQGQPLTRGDVEPLPAVAKGAAVEMLFQGRYVTLRVPALAMGDGAVGDRILVKNTQSNRDVFATVRDARTVTVQ
- a CDS encoding TRAP transporter substrate-binding protein translates to MERRDFLKKAGVGATAAAAATVVNAPYVHCQSKTAIKWRLQTYAGPALAEHVIKPQIDAFNKAAKGEMIIELYNSDQLVPTSELFRAMQRGTIDAVQSDDDSIGAPVDVAVFAAYFPFASRYSLDVPTLFNHYGLKEIWEEAYKEVQGVTWLGAGAWDPCNFATREPIRSMKDLSGKRVFTFPTGGRFLQRFGVVPVTLPWEDVQVALQTGELDGIAWSGITECYTVGWADVTKYYLTNNISGAWAGSYFANSEKWEALPEHLKTLFQLSMDSSNYYRLHWYWWGEAHYRTAGGKLELTSIPDAEWQTVEDEAFKFWDEIAAKSPRNAKVVGILKQYVDVMRRAGKPYRY
- the flgG gene encoding flagellar basal-body rod protein FlgG, producing the protein MMRSLWTSATGMIAQQLNIDVISNNLANVNTTGFKKSRAEFEDLLYQDQKIAGTETEGGRRIPTGIQVGMGVRPTTVHKFFSQGDYQNTENPLDMAIEGDGFFLVDANGEEAYTRAGAFKLDNEGTIVTANGYTLQPEFTVPAETVNVVITQDGAITALDKNGDELAAANIPLYTFVNPAGLKATGRNLFVPTEASGDAVEGTPGENNVGTISQGFLEMSNVEIVDEMVNMIVGQRAYEINSKAIQTSDSMLQTATNLKR
- a CDS encoding flagellar hook-basal body protein codes for the protein MRNDMISGLFGAMTCEYRMNIIANNLANAHTTGFKQEKLAFEDVFVSYAHDEIRQPVLSVREKELFPEAVNLAQVRLAGTKTDFSQGSFKNSENPLDVAISGPGFFKLQTDDGLLYTRNGNFHLTADGTLVNADGFEVQGDGGAIVLPPNTRVDINESGQIFADGALTAQLDVVEVQDPDVALEKYGQNLYRPREEGAVVEQEAQQSTVNQGFLEAANINIIEEMVNMIETQRAFEAYSKVMSNSNDTCLKSIAKVGKSTS